From one Triticum urartu cultivar G1812 chromosome 3, Tu2.1, whole genome shotgun sequence genomic stretch:
- the LOC125548938 gene encoding ABC transporter I family member 11, chloroplastic-like — translation MGLSEVLAPQRVGIVFQFPERYFLSDTILEEVTFGWPRQKADIPLRGQLTLKLQNVINSVGQSAISLDKEPRSLSGGFKRRLALAIQLVQTPDLLLLDEPLAGLDWKARADVVNLLRDLKKDYTILVVSHDLRELYPLVDRSWRMEMGGVLNEEPLPV, via the exons ATGGGTCTGTCGGAAGTGTTAGCTCCTCAAAGAGTCGGTATTGTATTTCAGTTTCCTGAGAG GTACTTCTTATCAGATACTATACTTGAAGAAGTTACTTTTGGATGGCCAAGGCAAAAGGCAGACATTCCTTTGAGGGGGCAACTCACTTTAAAACTTCAGAATGTCATTAACTCT GTTGGTCAAAGTGCCATTTCATTGGATAAGGAGCCACGGTCTCTCAGTGGTGGGTTTAAGCGGCGACTTGCTTTGGCAATTCAACTG GTTCAAACTCCTGATTTATTGTTGCTTGATGAGCCCCTCGCTGGACTTG ATTGGAAAGCTCGGGCTGATGTTGTGAATCTCCTGAGGGACCTAAAGAAAGACTACACCATACTGGTTGTAAGTCATGACCTAAG AGAACTATACCCGCTGGTAGACCGGTCCTGGAGAATGGAAATGGGGGGTGTTTTGAACGAGGAACCTTTACCTGTATAG